A portion of the Vibrio coralliirubri genome contains these proteins:
- the argR gene encoding transcriptional regulator ArgR: MRNTEKQDNLVRAFKALLKEERFGSQGEIVDALKHEGFESINQSKVSRMLTKFGAVRTRNAKMEMVYCLPAELGVPTVSSSLRELVLDIDHNNALVVIHTGPGAAQLIARLLDSLGKSEGILGVVAGDDTIFITPTLSVTTKQLFDSVCELFEYAG; encoded by the coding sequence ATGCGCAATACAGAAAAGCAAGACAACTTAGTTCGTGCATTTAAAGCCTTACTAAAAGAAGAACGTTTTGGCTCACAAGGCGAAATTGTGGATGCCCTAAAACACGAAGGTTTTGAAAGCATCAACCAATCTAAAGTCTCGCGTATGTTAACCAAGTTTGGTGCCGTTCGAACTCGTAACGCAAAAATGGAGATGGTTTACTGTCTTCCTGCTGAGCTTGGTGTTCCGACCGTTTCTAGCTCTCTGAGAGAATTAGTACTAGATATTGACCACAACAATGCATTGGTGGTAATACACACAGGCCCTGGTGCGGCGCAGCTGATTGCGCGTTTATTAGACTCTCTAGGTAAGTCGGAAGGCATACTGGGCGTAGTCGCAGGTGATGATACTATCTTCATTACCCCAACGTTATCGGTTACCACTAAGCAACTGTTTGATTCAGTGTGTGAACTGTTTGAATACGCAGGATAA